A portion of the Paenibacillus marchantiae genome contains these proteins:
- a CDS encoding glycoside hydrolase family 1 protein: MTTAKKGFPENFLWGGATAANQLEGAFDKDGKGLSTADMIAHVPKEKRTGGHAMEISSTRIEEILSGKIEERFPKRFGIDFYHHYKEDIALFAEMGFKVFRLSIHWARIFPNGYDQEPNEAGLKFYDDVFDELLKYGIEPLVTLSHYETPLGLTQKYNGWAGREVIGHYVRYAETVFNRYKNKVKYWLTFNEINVMLFSPYTGGGILIDKVDNQLQTTYQALHHQFVASALVTKLAHEIIPGSQVGCMLARMETYPATCNPVDVRLAQHENQINLFFTDMHARGQYPNYMARYFEENNIVIQKEAGDDEILLNNTVDFISFSYYMSVTKSASADKEETTGNLTGGVKNPYLEASDWGWEIDPIGLRVTLNNFWDRYQKPLFIVENGLGAYDRVEEDGSIHDSYRVDYLKKHIEQMKEAIKDGVDLIGFTAWGPIDLVSMSTSEMSKRYGFIYVDLDDEGNGTLKRSKKDSFDWYKNVIASNGEQL, from the coding sequence ATGACCACGGCAAAAAAAGGATTCCCCGAAAACTTCCTGTGGGGAGGCGCTACAGCTGCCAACCAATTAGAAGGTGCATTCGATAAGGACGGCAAAGGTCTCTCTACTGCGGATATGATTGCGCATGTTCCCAAAGAGAAGCGTACAGGTGGACATGCCATGGAAATCTCCTCTACACGAATTGAAGAGATCCTTTCTGGCAAAATTGAAGAACGTTTCCCTAAACGCTTTGGTATTGATTTCTATCATCACTATAAAGAAGATATCGCGTTGTTTGCTGAAATGGGCTTCAAAGTGTTCCGTTTGTCCATTCACTGGGCACGTATTTTCCCGAATGGTTACGATCAAGAGCCGAACGAAGCTGGCTTGAAATTCTATGACGATGTCTTCGACGAACTGTTGAAATACGGCATTGAACCGTTGGTAACCTTGTCTCACTATGAAACTCCGCTGGGTCTGACACAGAAATACAATGGTTGGGCAGGCCGTGAAGTGATTGGGCACTATGTGAGATATGCAGAGACTGTGTTCAACCGTTATAAAAATAAAGTGAAATACTGGTTGACGTTTAATGAAATCAACGTGATGTTGTTTAGCCCATACACAGGCGGCGGTATCCTGATTGATAAAGTGGACAACCAACTGCAAACGACATATCAAGCGCTGCATCACCAATTTGTAGCAAGTGCACTGGTAACCAAGCTTGCACATGAGATTATTCCTGGTTCCCAAGTGGGCTGTATGCTTGCTCGTATGGAAACATACCCGGCGACTTGTAATCCGGTAGATGTTCGTCTGGCGCAACATGAGAATCAGATTAACCTCTTCTTTACGGATATGCATGCTCGTGGTCAATACCCGAACTACATGGCTCGTTATTTTGAAGAAAACAACATTGTGATTCAGAAAGAAGCAGGCGATGATGAAATCTTGCTCAATAATACCGTTGATTTCATTTCCTTCAGTTACTACATGTCCGTAACCAAATCTGCATCCGCAGACAAAGAAGAAACAACAGGTAACCTGACTGGCGGCGTGAAAAACCCTTATCTGGAAGCTTCCGATTGGGGCTGGGAGATCGACCCGATCGGTCTGCGCGTAACGTTGAATAACTTCTGGGATCGCTACCAGAAACCATTGTTCATCGTAGAAAATGGTCTGGGTGCATATGACCGTGTTGAAGAAGACGGTTCAATCCATGACTCCTATCGTGTGGATTATCTGAAGAAACACATCGAACAAATGAAAGAAGCGATCAAAGACGGTGTGGATCTGATTGGATTTACAGCATGGGGGCCGATTGACCTCGTGAGTATGTCCACATCTGAAATGTCCAAACGTTATGGTTTCATCTACGTGGATTTGGACGATGAAGGTAATGGAACACTCAAACGTTCGAAGAAAGATTCGTTTGACTGGTACAAAAACGTAATTGCCAGCAATGGTGAGCAACTATAA
- a CDS encoding suppressor of fused domain protein — MTEEANTSGWDAIDIAVGKLYGDQEPLHYGTAIPYMLGGPDPLNGISVYKVDAPIPHWHFITYGFSELYEKESEDLEHSGYGFEMTFRLTRSEGESTPPSWALNLLQNVGRYVFTSGNVFHAGDYMDANGPICLGSDTLLTALSFIEDPDLTEISTPNGTVKFIQMVGITGLELETMQTWNTRGLLAAFVEFMPKYVTDLMRNSYLDIPSVIQAVERGIEEEGSSTAFLFIQQLAWTSPRKRILQKSVPAELQIGAKQAQIIGKILRSRFSKGAPLSLIGSGVNITFEAGGTPSFSEDGNQIKVIVHEQTVSELVANLRPVEQTFEIASLPGVLFRIARTEITDQDGHVIETIG; from the coding sequence ATGACTGAAGAAGCAAACACATCCGGTTGGGATGCCATTGATATAGCAGTTGGTAAGTTATATGGAGATCAGGAACCACTTCACTATGGTACAGCCATTCCTTATATGCTCGGTGGACCTGATCCGCTAAATGGAATTAGCGTATACAAAGTGGATGCCCCCATACCTCACTGGCATTTCATTACCTATGGTTTTTCAGAACTGTATGAGAAGGAATCGGAAGATCTCGAGCATAGCGGTTATGGATTTGAAATGACGTTTCGGCTTACCCGGAGTGAGGGTGAGTCCACACCCCCGTCTTGGGCTCTGAATCTATTACAGAACGTTGGACGATATGTTTTTACTAGCGGAAACGTATTTCATGCAGGAGATTACATGGATGCAAATGGCCCCATTTGTCTCGGCTCAGATACATTACTAACCGCACTTTCTTTTATTGAAGATCCTGATCTGACAGAGATCTCCACACCCAATGGAACGGTGAAATTCATTCAGATGGTGGGAATCACCGGTCTGGAACTCGAAACGATGCAAACATGGAACACCCGCGGATTGTTAGCAGCCTTTGTTGAATTCATGCCAAAATACGTTACGGATCTCATGAGAAATTCATATTTGGATATCCCCTCAGTGATACAGGCTGTTGAGCGCGGGATTGAAGAGGAAGGTTCCAGTACAGCATTTTTATTCATACAACAACTGGCCTGGACATCTCCACGCAAGAGAATACTGCAAAAAAGTGTACCCGCTGAACTCCAGATCGGAGCAAAACAAGCCCAAATTATCGGAAAAATACTACGTAGCCGCTTTTCAAAAGGCGCTCCACTGTCCCTAATCGGATCAGGAGTGAACATTACGTTCGAAGCCGGGGGGACACCTTCATTTTCTGAGGATGGCAACCAGATTAAGGTAATTGTGCATGAACAAACCGTATCGGAGTTAGTTGCAAACCTTCGCCCAGTCGAGCAAACATTTGAAATTGCTTCACTGCCCGGCGTTCTCTTTCGAATTGCCCGCACTGAAATTACCGATCAGGATGGTCATGTGATCGAAACCATCGGTTGA
- a CDS encoding helix-turn-helix transcriptional regulator: protein MSRTSSLRKSWSESENFTPGMAHIQYLTKTNLDRICKINHFLINAFQQSLSDIKENLSSTYLFLLTDGHGVLLAMDYSPDLEQVVKQSPIRPGMIFTARSCGVNAISESMDKHGPVQLSPEQHENPLFQNWHCYAAPLSVGLQHVGYLDVSTINADIQSELIAIAKLIPAHMQNRYQSNLASSVTEQPSIEFTKRQLTILKMISNGLTVKAIALKLKIKECTVNHHKKVIFNKLGVQSSTEAVSIASRLSYL from the coding sequence ATGTCAAGAACATCTTCCTTACGGAAGAGCTGGTCCGAGAGCGAAAATTTTACTCCCGGTATGGCACATATTCAATATTTAACTAAAACCAATCTGGACAGGATTTGCAAAATCAATCATTTTCTGATTAACGCCTTCCAGCAGAGTCTCTCGGATATCAAAGAAAACCTATCCAGCACGTATCTCTTTCTGCTCACCGACGGGCATGGAGTTCTGCTTGCCATGGATTATAGCCCTGATTTGGAACAGGTGGTGAAACAGTCACCCATCCGCCCGGGTATGATCTTTACAGCTAGAAGCTGTGGCGTCAATGCCATATCCGAATCAATGGATAAACATGGGCCTGTTCAGCTGTCCCCTGAGCAGCATGAGAATCCACTTTTTCAGAACTGGCATTGCTACGCTGCACCTTTGTCGGTCGGTCTTCAACATGTTGGCTACCTGGACGTCTCCACCATTAATGCAGACATCCAGAGTGAGCTGATTGCAATCGCCAAGCTGATCCCGGCCCATATGCAAAATCGGTATCAATCTAACCTTGCCTCGTCGGTAACAGAGCAGCCATCGATTGAATTCACCAAGCGACAGTTAACCATTCTGAAAATGATCTCTAACGGACTGACGGTTAAAGCCATTGCTTTGAAATTGAAAATAAAGGAATGCACCGTAAATCACCATAAAAAAGTGATTTTTAACAAATTAGGTGTACAATCCAGCACGGAAGCTGTTTCAATTGCCAGCCGTCTGTCTTATCTATAA
- a CDS encoding ABC transporter ATP-binding protein translates to MQPLLKVNELSVSFHSGENEFQAVKEVSFEVRKGETLGIVGESGSGKSVTARSIMRLLASPPSQMKKGEILFKGVDLVHKTQKEMESIRGRDIGMIFQDPMSSLNPTVKIGKQITESLIKHQKLSRGEAKKQAIAILELVGITRSEIRFNQYPHEFSGGMRQRVMIAIALACRPELLIADEPTTALDVTIQAQILNLMKDMQAQLGTSIILITHDLGVVAGMCDRVVVMKDGQIVESGTTTEIFANPKHPYTARLLNALPRLDEKKKPKLVSLVPRDLEDDQPLLEVKSLKQHFNLGKGNTLKAVNDISFEIRQGETLGVVGESGSGKSTTGRAILRLHEPTGGDVLFKGVPLNRLSASEMKTMRRHMQIIFQDPYASLNPKFRIMDIIGEALDIHHLAGSPAEREKRVEELLEMVGLDPAHAQRYPHEFSGGQRQRIGIARALAVEPEFIVCDEPLSALDVSIQAQIVQLLEELQQRLGLTYLFIAHDLSMVKHISDRVAVMYNGKIVELAESEELYSNPQHAYTKALLSAIPVPDPAVEAKKKRHAVNEAPRETVEVEDRYNLEQSRWVEVKEGHWVAISG, encoded by the coding sequence ATGCAACCTTTGTTGAAAGTAAATGAGTTGTCCGTTTCTTTTCATTCCGGAGAGAATGAATTTCAGGCGGTGAAAGAAGTCAGTTTTGAAGTGCGGAAAGGCGAAACGCTTGGCATTGTAGGGGAATCCGGCAGTGGCAAGAGTGTGACGGCACGTTCCATTATGAGGCTGCTTGCCTCGCCTCCTTCGCAGATGAAAAAGGGTGAGATCCTGTTTAAAGGGGTAGATCTGGTCCATAAAACGCAAAAAGAGATGGAGAGTATCCGTGGCCGTGACATCGGCATGATCTTTCAGGATCCTATGAGCTCTCTTAATCCGACCGTGAAAATCGGAAAACAGATCACCGAAAGTCTGATTAAACATCAGAAGCTTTCCAGAGGGGAAGCGAAGAAGCAGGCGATTGCCATACTGGAGCTCGTTGGTATTACCCGGAGTGAAATACGTTTCAACCAGTACCCACATGAATTCTCCGGAGGTATGCGTCAGCGGGTGATGATCGCTATTGCTCTTGCTTGCCGTCCTGAATTGCTGATTGCGGATGAACCTACAACTGCGCTTGATGTTACTATTCAGGCCCAAATCCTTAATTTGATGAAAGATATGCAGGCACAGCTGGGCACTTCCATTATTCTGATTACCCATGATCTCGGAGTAGTGGCAGGCATGTGTGATCGGGTTGTGGTCATGAAGGACGGGCAGATTGTGGAATCCGGCACAACCACAGAGATTTTTGCGAATCCGAAACATCCATACACAGCAAGACTGTTGAATGCATTACCTCGACTGGATGAGAAGAAAAAACCGAAACTCGTCTCGTTGGTGCCACGCGATCTGGAAGATGATCAGCCTTTACTGGAAGTGAAGTCCCTCAAACAACATTTTAATTTGGGTAAAGGCAACACTTTAAAAGCTGTGAACGATATCAGTTTCGAGATTCGCCAAGGGGAGACGCTTGGGGTCGTAGGCGAATCGGGCAGCGGGAAATCGACTACAGGCAGAGCCATTCTACGACTGCATGAACCTACAGGTGGGGATGTGCTGTTTAAGGGAGTGCCGCTCAACCGCCTCTCTGCCTCAGAGATGAAAACGATGAGGAGACATATGCAAATTATTTTCCAGGATCCGTATGCCTCGCTTAATCCGAAATTTAGAATTATGGACATTATTGGGGAAGCCTTGGATATTCACCATCTTGCCGGCAGCCCCGCTGAGCGGGAAAAACGTGTGGAGGAATTGCTGGAGATGGTGGGTCTCGATCCGGCTCATGCCCAGCGATACCCTCATGAATTTTCGGGTGGTCAACGGCAGCGGATCGGAATCGCTCGTGCGCTGGCCGTGGAACCTGAATTTATTGTATGTGACGAGCCTTTGTCTGCGTTGGATGTGTCCATTCAGGCTCAGATCGTACAGCTGCTTGAAGAATTGCAGCAGCGACTTGGTCTGACATACCTGTTCATTGCACATGATTTGTCCATGGTTAAACATATCAGTGATCGTGTAGCTGTCATGTATAATGGGAAGATTGTGGAGTTAGCAGAAAGTGAAGAACTATATTCGAACCCTCAGCATGCGTACACAAAGGCCTTGTTATCGGCTATTCCGGTTCCGGACCCGGCTGTGGAAGCGAAGAAAAAACGTCATGCTGTAAACGAAGCCCCAAGAGAGACGGTAGAAGTGGAAGATCGCTATAATCTGGAACAGTCCCGATGGGTGGAAGTAAAAGAGGGACATTGGGTGGCCATTTCCGGATAA
- a CDS encoding ABC transporter permease — MSQLVYTLGFNYGKMLLHPSYRYVLFILGLPVNLVVLLIWQSRRKRDGWAVVQQAVERDMLSTSYRDKLRTDVEEQLRRKHRFFRQQVSEAEFKRQTEEWLEESVQKELKERTFSKLQEQGKQRLTMADTFQSMIDKPWFLAISVIPGCLMYAMMFLYGNPYLKYIFERILMTVFVILGVATLVFTILYLSPFNPAANILGETATQEQIAAFNHVYGLDQPYLVQLWNNIKGIALFDLGKSFSGNEDVTATIARKFPITLTLAVISLLLALVIALPIGIISAIKPNSLFDYTFMFIALIGLSIPNFWQGLIFILNFSIKLQWLPATFNPQNWLSIIMPTIVLGTGLTAAVARMTRSSTLEVIHEDYVMTARAKGLSERQVLLKHAVRNALIPIVTVVGLQFGGMLGGAAVTEKVFNISGLGSYIVDKQFIPDIPSIMGGVIYTAITISIINVVVDLLYAFVDPRVRSKMKQY, encoded by the coding sequence ATGTCACAGCTTGTTTACACCCTGGGATTTAATTATGGCAAAATGCTGCTTCATCCCTCCTATCGATATGTTCTATTTATTCTCGGACTGCCCGTTAATTTGGTTGTACTTCTGATCTGGCAATCTAGACGAAAAAGGGATGGCTGGGCCGTGGTTCAACAAGCTGTTGAACGCGATATGCTCTCCACTTCTTATCGGGATAAACTTAGGACGGACGTTGAAGAACAGTTGAGGCGTAAACACCGTTTCTTTCGGCAGCAAGTTAGTGAGGCAGAGTTTAAGCGTCAGACCGAGGAGTGGCTGGAGGAATCCGTTCAGAAGGAGTTAAAGGAACGAACGTTCAGCAAGCTTCAGGAACAGGGAAAACAGCGACTGACGATGGCTGATACATTCCAATCGATGATTGATAAACCTTGGTTCCTTGCGATATCAGTTATTCCGGGCTGTCTGATGTACGCCATGATGTTTTTGTATGGCAATCCTTATCTAAAGTACATATTCGAAAGAATTCTGATGACGGTATTCGTCATTCTGGGCGTAGCTACACTTGTATTCACCATCTTGTACCTGTCCCCATTCAATCCGGCGGCCAACATCCTCGGAGAGACAGCGACACAGGAACAGATCGCAGCTTTTAACCATGTCTATGGCCTGGATCAGCCCTATCTTGTCCAGCTCTGGAACAATATCAAGGGCATAGCGCTATTTGATCTCGGTAAGTCTTTTTCAGGGAATGAAGATGTCACGGCTACGATCGCCAGAAAGTTTCCAATCACGTTAACACTGGCCGTTATCTCCTTGCTGCTTGCCCTTGTCATCGCATTGCCAATCGGCATCATCTCGGCGATCAAGCCCAATTCACTGTTTGATTACACATTCATGTTTATTGCATTAATTGGATTATCGATTCCGAATTTCTGGCAAGGACTCATCTTCATCCTGAATTTTTCGATCAAACTGCAGTGGCTTCCGGCTACCTTCAATCCACAGAACTGGCTATCTATTATTATGCCAACGATTGTTCTGGGAACGGGATTAACCGCTGCGGTGGCCCGTATGACTCGGTCTTCCACACTGGAAGTTATTCATGAGGATTACGTGATGACTGCTCGTGCCAAAGGATTAAGCGAACGACAGGTTCTGCTGAAACATGCAGTGCGCAATGCGCTAATTCCAATCGTAACCGTTGTAGGTCTTCAATTCGGAGGCATGCTTGGTGGGGCGGCTGTAACGGAGAAAGTATTTAATATCAGCGGACTTGGAAGCTACATTGTGGATAAACAGTTTATCCCTGATATTCCGAGCATTATGGGCGGGGTCATATACACAGCGATTACAATCTCCATCATCAATGTTGTGGTAGATCTGTTGTACGCTTTTGTCGATCCCAGAGTTCGTTCCAAGATGAAACAATATTAA
- a CDS encoding ABC transporter permease yields the protein MTKSGSLTQEMRFRLKSSQEYSQASFAWVTSLLLSVLLLFNSYDWSLQEFRPFLLTALGIYLFFTLVQSVLTLRIRRDLIQKGTISVLTRRLAWVQLLGIISGNIFIVTAAFHLIKKTKSIEYTFAVYMLLTQLFVIGVSALNMFKPYVADTFLPAMAVLVLVLVIDLVVLFIVSRYTSASIIPRWMLGVSVILILTSVTGNVFALLLGISIIGRIRRQGKQKSNFWNDLWERLAPNVTAMSGLFFIIFLFSISICSFFTFDYSMAVENNYSALLQSPSLAYPLGTDDFGRCLFSRIVFGARISLIVGFMSTLIPVLIGGILGAFSGFYGRHTDNIIMRLLDILYAIPGILLAIAIIAAFGANTVNLILALSLGSIPTYARTMRASVLYVSTFEFVEAARALGYNNRSIIFKHIIPNSLAPMIIKSTLTIGGAVIATSSLSYLGLGVEPHIPEWGNILKLGSTYLETHSYLAIYPGLAIILLVLSFNFLGDGLRDALDPKLEKA from the coding sequence ATGACAAAATCGGGTTCACTTACACAAGAAATGCGTTTTCGGCTTAAGTCTTCACAGGAGTACAGTCAGGCGAGCTTCGCCTGGGTCACTTCCCTTCTCTTGTCGGTGTTACTGTTGTTCAACAGTTATGACTGGAGCCTTCAGGAGTTCAGACCATTTCTGCTGACTGCGCTCGGAATCTACCTATTTTTCACGCTGGTCCAGAGTGTACTGACGCTCCGAATTCGGAGAGACCTGATTCAGAAGGGGACAATCTCTGTGCTGACTCGCAGACTCGCCTGGGTCCAACTGTTAGGTATCATTTCAGGCAATATCTTTATCGTGACGGCCGCTTTTCATCTGATCAAGAAAACAAAGAGCATTGAGTATACATTTGCGGTGTATATGCTGCTGACCCAGCTGTTCGTTATTGGGGTCTCGGCACTCAATATGTTTAAACCGTATGTTGCGGATACGTTTTTGCCAGCCATGGCTGTGCTCGTACTTGTCCTTGTCATTGATTTGGTGGTGCTGTTTATCGTATCCCGGTATACGTCAGCCTCGATCATCCCACGCTGGATGCTGGGCGTGAGCGTGATCCTGATTCTGACTTCGGTCACAGGGAATGTATTCGCACTGCTGCTGGGTATCTCCATCATTGGACGAATCCGCAGACAGGGTAAACAAAAATCCAACTTCTGGAATGATCTGTGGGAGCGTCTTGCTCCGAATGTCACGGCAATGTCCGGTTTGTTTTTTATCATTTTCCTGTTCTCAATATCGATTTGCAGCTTCTTTACTTTTGATTACAGCATGGCTGTAGAAAATAACTACTCTGCCTTGCTTCAGTCTCCATCGCTCGCCTATCCCTTGGGAACAGATGACTTTGGACGATGTTTATTTTCCCGGATTGTATTCGGTGCCCGTATATCGTTGATCGTAGGATTCATGTCAACCCTGATTCCGGTACTGATAGGCGGTATTCTCGGAGCCTTCTCGGGATTCTATGGAAGACACACGGACAATATCATCATGCGACTGCTGGATATTCTCTATGCCATTCCGGGTATTCTGCTCGCTATCGCCATCATTGCGGCGTTCGGGGCCAATACGGTCAATCTTATTCTCGCACTCAGCTTGGGCTCAATCCCAACTTATGCACGAACCATGAGGGCTAGTGTGCTCTATGTATCTACGTTTGAATTTGTTGAAGCTGCACGTGCACTGGGTTACAACAATCGCTCGATTATTTTCAAACATATTATTCCGAACTCGCTCGCACCCATGATTATCAAGTCTACACTTACGATCGGCGGAGCGGTCATTGCCACCAGCAGTCTGAGTTATCTGGGACTCGGCGTGGAGCCGCATATTCCCGAGTGGGGCAACATTCTCAAGCTGGGCAGCACGTATCTGGAAACCCATTCGTATCTGGCCATCTATCCAGGTCTTGCGATCATTCTGCTCGTGCTCTCGTTCAACTTTCTTGGTGACGGACTGCGCGACGCGCTTGATCCGAAGCTCGAAAAGGCTTAA
- a CDS encoding ABC transporter substrate-binding protein, with amino-acid sequence MKKRMLIALLLTFVLVVSGCSVKTKTESQSESSPSDTTENTQNQKPVDIELLAQSSSENDVNIIRDQLTKNGFNVKLNLQPDYGSYKSQQDAGNYDIALSSWTTVTGNPDYAVRSLFKTGGDYSILADEEIDKLIDQAATQTPDEYKDTYKQLEDRLVTDQAYIAPLYISLKSQAVNKDILNVDTVRLSKSRAMAWEPIEFKDSSKNTKEPLILTQTASVLTSLDPIKGNDGSINQLNTNMYVRLVNLTDDDQLTPEGSLSHNFSIAEGNSEYYFILRDDINFAKIDNKKAVDTGERVGADDVIFSLDRAKNKDSVPDHRTYSLHEHIKEAELVTDLGALESVQQSSGSGTVKDALEQGLSTKITELVTDKNKADNAAGKYQVVKLTTTEPFPQVLNYLAHQSAGIVSKKQVESINTYDVASFDVNKDIPYGDQNTVTEGAAYNNTLYASGPYILAYKNDYEGVFYQNPGYRKGSEYAPKISQVNVRFISDADSALSALRSSEIHLYYGVSETKYDIIKNDSKLQLQSIPSNAVSYLLFNTANREVAKSSDLRKSVLYSINQDDILQFYKNNKLKAYSTVSPLVQTGNELKSDPAKVKEFLSAYQASK; translated from the coding sequence ATGAAAAAACGTATGCTGATAGCACTACTATTAACTTTTGTCCTTGTGGTCTCCGGTTGCAGTGTGAAGACCAAGACGGAATCCCAGTCAGAATCCTCACCATCGGATACAACAGAAAACACGCAAAACCAAAAACCGGTGGACATCGAATTACTGGCTCAGAGCTCCTCCGAAAATGACGTGAACATTATCCGCGACCAGCTTACCAAGAATGGCTTCAATGTTAAGCTGAACCTGCAGCCGGATTACGGCAGCTACAAATCCCAGCAGGATGCTGGCAATTATGACATTGCGCTGTCCAGCTGGACAACGGTAACCGGGAATCCGGATTACGCAGTTCGTTCACTCTTCAAAACAGGCGGAGATTACAGCATTCTGGCTGATGAGGAAATCGATAAACTTATTGACCAGGCTGCTACCCAGACTCCGGACGAATACAAGGATACGTATAAACAATTGGAGGACCGCTTGGTAACCGATCAAGCCTATATCGCTCCGCTGTACATTTCCCTGAAAAGTCAGGCTGTGAACAAAGACATTCTCAATGTAGACACCGTTCGCTTGTCTAAATCCCGCGCCATGGCATGGGAACCGATTGAATTCAAAGACAGCTCCAAAAATACAAAAGAACCATTAATTCTGACACAAACCGCTTCCGTCCTGACTTCCCTTGACCCGATCAAAGGAAATGACGGTTCCATCAACCAACTGAACACCAACATGTATGTACGTCTCGTTAACCTGACAGATGACGATCAACTTACACCAGAGGGTTCCCTCTCCCACAATTTCAGTATTGCTGAGGGTAACTCGGAGTATTACTTCATTCTCAGAGACGATATCAACTTTGCCAAGATTGATAATAAAAAAGCGGTAGATACGGGAGAGCGTGTCGGTGCAGATGACGTCATCTTCTCTCTCGATCGCGCCAAAAACAAAGATTCCGTACCAGATCACCGGACATACAGCCTTCACGAACATATCAAGGAAGCCGAGTTAGTAACCGATCTGGGCGCATTGGAATCCGTTCAGCAATCTAGTGGCAGTGGTACGGTTAAAGACGCATTGGAACAAGGGCTTAGCACGAAAATTACGGAACTGGTTACGGACAAAAACAAAGCCGATAACGCTGCCGGAAAGTATCAGGTTGTGAAACTCACAACAACGGAACCTTTCCCGCAAGTATTGAACTATCTGGCTCACCAATCTGCTGGCATTGTGTCCAAAAAACAGGTCGAAAGCATCAATACGTATGATGTAGCTTCGTTTGACGTGAATAAAGACATTCCTTACGGCGATCAGAATACCGTGACTGAAGGTGCTGCGTACAACAACACCCTGTATGCCAGCGGCCCATATATCTTGGCATATAAAAATGATTACGAAGGTGTATTCTATCAGAATCCCGGATACCGCAAAGGCTCTGAGTATGCACCCAAAATCTCTCAGGTGAATGTTCGATTCATCTCTGATGCCGACAGTGCGTTGTCTGCTCTTCGCAGCAGTGAAATCCACCTGTACTACGGAGTATCCGAAACAAAGTATGACATCATCAAAAATGACAGCAAGTTGCAATTGCAGAGCATTCCGAGCAATGCGGTTTCCTATCTGCTGTTCAACACAGCCAATCGGGAAGTTGCCAAGAGCAGTGATCTGAGAAAATCCGTGCTCTACTCCATCAATCAGGATGACATTTTGCAGTTCTACAAAAACAATAAACTTAAGGCATACTCTACAGTAAGTCCACTCGTGCAGACCGGGAATGAATTGAAGTCCGATCCGGCAAAAGTAAAAGAATTCTTGAGCGCCTACCAGGCTTCCAAGTAA
- a CDS encoding cyclase family protein, giving the protein MSNELIQAIQLLKEKKWVDLTHTFGPESPHFSAFDAAQFDTLFNHDQGFFAQSFRFPGQYGTHLDAPIHFVRDTRYLDELGLKELVLPLVVIDQSVAVESNPDFTLDVDHILEFEKEHGVIEAGSFVALRTDWSKRWPSHEAFDNKDAEGNSHAPGWSVSALMFLFEERKIQAIGHETFDTDSAVDYQKNGALLAEYYVLAQDTYQVELLTNLDQVPAKGAVIFNIVPKAEKASGFPVRSFAILP; this is encoded by the coding sequence ATGTCCAATGAGCTCATTCAAGCGATTCAATTATTAAAAGAAAAGAAGTGGGTGGATCTGACCCATACGTTTGGACCGGAATCTCCACATTTCTCAGCTTTTGATGCGGCACAATTCGATACGTTGTTTAATCACGACCAAGGTTTCTTTGCCCAAAGTTTCAGGTTTCCCGGTCAATATGGTACTCATCTCGATGCACCGATCCATTTTGTGCGTGATACCCGTTATCTCGATGAATTGGGGTTGAAGGAACTTGTGCTACCGCTGGTGGTCATTGATCAATCTGTGGCTGTAGAGAGCAATCCGGATTTCACGCTGGATGTCGATCATATTCTTGAGTTTGAAAAAGAGCATGGCGTTATTGAAGCTGGCAGCTTTGTAGCACTACGTACTGATTGGAGCAAACGCTGGCCCAGTCACGAAGCATTCGACAACAAAGATGCAGAGGGAAACAGTCATGCACCCGGATGGTCAGTCAGTGCGCTAATGTTTTTATTCGAGGAAAGAAAAATACAGGCGATTGGCCATGAGACCTTCGACACCGATTCAGCTGTAGACTATCAAAAGAACGGGGCACTTCTGGCAGAGTATTATGTACTTGCTCAGGATACATATCAGGTAGAGCTGTTAACGAATCTGGATCAGGTACCAGCCAAAGGTGCGGTGATCTTCAATATCGTACCTAAGGCCGAAAAGGCGTCCGGCTTTCCAGTACGCTCGTTTGCCATTTTACCTTAA